In Leisingera sp. NJS204, the following are encoded in one genomic region:
- a CDS encoding calcium-binding protein: MPTMTVTGSLTTQMTGLIQTFNGARLTNKYDTGTFLLISNYPETVSLNGYDLRVPGSGSYFITGDITKFRYAEISLTPSFHTIEKLVLDDVDVSAEGLFDLTSRTATTATGKFDLERFQSFVNGKDWTIKGSREDDDIRPGAFFTMSGSETIRAGHGADTVAGGTGADSISGGSGKDVLKGQNGRDTLGGGGGNDELLGGNGRDKLLGGAGNDKLLGGGGNDILVGGNGKDVLRGNKGNDRLDGGDGADLFIFKRGDGHDTIRNFDASEDLIRIYRGASKFSDLAISDTGKDADIRFADVSITLRNFDADDVTADLFVF; this comes from the coding sequence ATGCCGACTATGACCGTGACAGGTTCCCTGACGACCCAGATGACCGGGCTTATTCAAACCTTCAACGGGGCACGGCTGACCAATAAATACGACACCGGAACATTCTTGCTGATTTCCAACTACCCCGAAACCGTGAGCCTAAACGGCTATGATTTGCGGGTTCCTGGCTCAGGCAGCTATTTTATCACCGGCGATATCACCAAATTCCGCTATGCCGAGATTTCCTTGACCCCGTCTTTCCACACCATTGAAAAACTGGTGCTGGACGATGTCGATGTCAGCGCTGAAGGCCTATTTGACCTGACCAGCCGCACGGCCACTACCGCAACAGGGAAGTTCGACCTTGAAAGGTTCCAATCCTTTGTGAACGGAAAAGACTGGACCATCAAAGGTTCGCGCGAAGACGATGACATCCGGCCCGGCGCCTTTTTCACGATGTCCGGAAGCGAGACCATCAGAGCCGGGCATGGCGCAGATACTGTCGCAGGCGGGACCGGTGCCGATTCCATTTCCGGCGGCAGCGGTAAGGATGTTCTCAAGGGACAGAATGGCAGAGATACCCTTGGTGGCGGCGGCGGAAATGACGAACTTCTGGGCGGCAATGGACGTGACAAACTGCTGGGTGGTGCCGGAAATGACAAACTGCTCGGCGGCGGGGGTAACGATATCCTTGTTGGCGGCAACGGCAAGGATGTCTTGCGCGGCAACAAAGGCAACGACAGGCTCGATGGCGGCGACGGCGCCGACCTGTTTATCTTCAAGAGGGGCGACGGCCACGATACGATCCGCAACTTTGACGCAAGCGAAGACCTGATCAGGATTTACCGCGGTGCATCCAAATTCTCCGATCTGGCGATCAGCGACACCGGCAAAGACGCCGATATCAGGTTTGCAGATGTTTCTATCACCCTTCGCAACTTTGACGCGGACGATGTGACTGCTGATTTGTTTGTTTTCTGA
- the ald gene encoding alanine dehydrogenase codes for MKIGCPTEIKPQEFRVGMTPDAAREAVFHGHGVVIQKGAGLGAGFTDEDYVSAGAVILDTAEEIFATADMIVKVKEPQAVERKMLREGQLLFTYLHLAPDPEQTHDLLESGCTAIAYETVTDDRGGLPLLAPMSEVAGRLAPQVGAYTLQKANGGRGVLMGGVPGVAPAKVVVIGGGVVGTHAAKIAAGMGADVTILDRSLTRLKYLDDVFGRTFKNQYSTAGATAELVREADMVIGAVLIPGAAAPKLVSRAQLGEMKPGAVLVDVAIDQGGCFETSKATTHADPIYEVDGIMHYCVANMPGAVARTSTQALGNATLPFMLNLANKGWRKACEDDPHLLNGLNVHAGQLTYYAVGEALGMDVLSPKLALKQ; via the coding sequence ATGAAAATCGGCTGCCCCACCGAGATTAAACCCCAGGAATTCCGTGTTGGCATGACCCCGGATGCCGCCCGCGAAGCGGTGTTCCACGGCCACGGCGTTGTGATCCAGAAAGGCGCCGGCCTGGGCGCCGGCTTCACCGACGAGGACTATGTGTCCGCCGGTGCCGTGATCCTGGACACAGCCGAGGAAATCTTTGCAACCGCCGACATGATCGTCAAGGTGAAGGAACCCCAGGCGGTTGAGCGCAAGATGCTGCGCGAAGGCCAGCTGCTGTTCACCTACCTGCACCTGGCCCCCGATCCGGAGCAGACCCACGACCTGCTGGAATCCGGTTGCACCGCGATTGCCTATGAAACCGTGACCGACGACCGCGGCGGCCTGCCGCTGCTGGCGCCGATGTCCGAAGTGGCCGGCCGTCTGGCACCGCAAGTGGGCGCCTACACCCTGCAAAAGGCCAACGGCGGCCGCGGTGTGCTGATGGGCGGCGTGCCCGGCGTGGCCCCGGCCAAGGTTGTGGTGATCGGCGGCGGCGTCGTCGGCACCCACGCGGCCAAGATCGCAGCCGGCATGGGCGCGGATGTCACCATTCTGGACCGTTCGCTGACCCGCCTGAAGTATCTGGACGACGTCTTTGGCCGCACCTTCAAGAACCAGTACTCCACCGCCGGTGCAACGGCTGAACTGGTGCGTGAAGCCGACATGGTGATCGGCGCGGTGCTGATCCCCGGTGCTGCGGCGCCGAAACTGGTGTCCCGTGCCCAGCTTGGCGAAATGAAGCCGGGTGCGGTGCTGGTGGACGTCGCCATCGACCAGGGCGGCTGCTTTGAGACCTCCAAGGCGACCACCCACGCCGACCCGATCTATGAGGTCGACGGCATCATGCACTACTGCGTGGCCAACATGCCGGGCGCCGTGGCGCGCACCTCGACCCAAGCACTGGGCAACGCGACCCTGCCCTTCATGCTGAACCTGGCCAACAAAGGCTGGCGCAAGGCCTGCGAGGACGACCCGCACCTGCTGAACGGCCTGAACGTACACGCAGGCCAGCTGACCTATTACGCGGTTGGCGAAGCTCTGGGCATGGATGTGCTGTCACCGAAACTGGCGCTGAAGCAGTAA
- a CDS encoding Lrp/AsnC family transcriptional regulator, whose translation MSLDETDRRILSVLQKQGRISNADLSERVNLSASACHRRVQRLEADGYIRDYVALLDARKMNVPTTVFVEITLSGQADEVLDAFEKAVSRIPDVLECHLMAGTADYILKVVAENTEDFARIHRQHLARLPGVAQMQSSFALRTVFKTTALPV comes from the coding sequence ATGTCGCTGGACGAAACAGATCGTCGCATTCTCTCGGTGCTGCAAAAGCAGGGCCGCATCTCCAACGCCGACCTGTCGGAGCGGGTGAACCTGTCGGCCTCGGCCTGCCACCGGCGGGTGCAGCGGCTGGAGGCTGACGGATACATCCGTGATTATGTTGCGCTGCTGGACGCGCGCAAGATGAACGTGCCGACCACGGTGTTTGTCGAGATCACCCTGTCCGGCCAAGCGGATGAGGTGCTGGACGCGTTTGAAAAAGCGGTGTCGCGGATACCGGATGTGCTGGAATGCCACCTGATGGCAGGCACCGCGGATTACATCCTTAAGGTGGTGGCGGAAAACACCGAGGACTTCGCCCGCATCCACCGCCAGCATCTGGCGCGGCTGCCGGGGGTGGCGCAGATGCAGTCGAGTTTTGCGCTGCGCACGGTGTTCAAGACCACGGCGCTGCCGGTATGA
- the ppk2 gene encoding polyphosphate kinase 2: MTREFETASLDWLEAELQDTLDEDIEIEFSEPMLSQEIRKIYREQHPEMLDRQIYFRNLLRLQAELIKVQDWVQNSGAKVCILFEGRDAAGKGGVIKRITQRLDPRVARVVALPAPNRREQSQWYFQRYVPHLPAGGEIVLFDRSWYNRAGVERVMGFASDDQVDQFFQDVPEFERMLVRSGIILLKYWFSITDEEQQLRFMMRIHDPMKQWKLSPMDLESRIRWEQYTKAKEQMFKRTNIPEAPWYIVEGNDKKRERLNCIEHLLTKIPYAEVQHEKVDLPDRKYNPDYERQVLPDELYVPKIY; encoded by the coding sequence GTGACCCGCGAATTTGAAACCGCATCCCTTGATTGGCTGGAAGCGGAACTGCAGGACACGCTGGACGAGGATATCGAGATTGAATTCTCGGAGCCGATGCTGAGCCAGGAGATCCGCAAGATCTACCGTGAGCAGCACCCGGAAATGCTCGACCGGCAGATCTATTTCCGCAACCTGTTGCGGCTGCAGGCAGAGCTGATCAAGGTCCAGGACTGGGTGCAGAACTCTGGCGCCAAGGTCTGTATCCTGTTTGAAGGCCGCGATGCGGCGGGCAAGGGCGGGGTGATCAAGCGGATCACCCAGCGGCTGGACCCGCGGGTGGCGCGGGTGGTGGCGCTGCCGGCACCGAACCGCCGCGAGCAAAGCCAATGGTATTTTCAGCGCTATGTGCCGCATCTGCCGGCGGGGGGCGAGATCGTTCTGTTCGACCGCTCCTGGTACAACCGGGCCGGTGTCGAGCGGGTGATGGGCTTTGCCAGCGACGACCAGGTCGACCAGTTTTTCCAGGACGTTCCGGAATTTGAACGGATGCTGGTGCGCTCGGGCATTATTCTGCTGAAATACTGGTTCTCGATCACGGACGAGGAACAGCAGCTGCGGTTCATGATGCGCATTCACGATCCGATGAAGCAGTGGAAGCTGTCGCCGATGGATCTGGAAAGCCGGATCCGCTGGGAACAGTACACCAAGGCCAAGGAGCAGATGTTCAAGCGCACCAACATACCAGAGGCGCCTTGGTATATTGTTGAAGGTAATGACAAAAAGCGTGAACGGCTGAATTGCATCGAACACTTGCTGACCAAGATCCCCTATGCCGAGGTGCAGCACGAAAAGGTGGATCTGCCAGACCGCAAGTACAATCCCGACTACGAGCGCCAGGTGCTGCCGGATGAATTGTACGTGCCTAAGATTTATTGA
- a CDS encoding CAP domain-containing protein: protein MSQASQLERQMLDLINAERTSRGLNPVQLELRLNDSAEDHSEWMLQQDVFSHTGSGGSSAGDRMKDAGFQFSGSWTWAENIAWQSERGAAGLADDVVNLHESLMNSPGHRANILNANVEVIGIGIEQGNFNGWDAVMVTQNFARTSADLQLDSGSGGGNGGGSGGNTGTGATSGNDALTLGSAGSLDGLGGNDTLTGSSGQDRLDGSEGRDKLHGKAGGDELNGGSGNDTLRGNNGADELNGGSGNDKLFGGRGKDTLDGGSGNDKLVGKGGGDLFIFSGGDDTVSDFNPHASGERIDLGAATGITGFSDLMNNHTSQTNAGLLISDSDGDSLLLSGITEQELQASDFLF from the coding sequence ATGTCACAGGCAAGCCAACTCGAGCGCCAGATGCTCGACCTGATCAACGCCGAGCGCACGTCGCGCGGGCTCAACCCGGTCCAGCTGGAGCTGCGCCTGAACGATTCGGCCGAAGACCACAGCGAATGGATGCTGCAGCAGGATGTCTTCTCCCATACCGGCTCTGGCGGTTCCAGCGCCGGCGACCGGATGAAAGATGCCGGCTTTCAGTTCTCCGGCAGCTGGACCTGGGCCGAGAACATCGCCTGGCAAAGCGAACGCGGCGCCGCCGGGCTGGCTGATGATGTCGTCAACCTGCACGAATCGCTGATGAACAGCCCCGGCCACCGCGCCAACATCCTCAACGCCAATGTCGAGGTGATCGGCATCGGCATCGAGCAGGGCAATTTCAATGGCTGGGATGCGGTGATGGTCACCCAGAACTTCGCCCGCACCAGCGCGGACCTGCAGCTGGATTCCGGGTCCGGAGGCGGTAATGGCGGAGGCTCCGGCGGCAATACCGGCACCGGTGCCACCTCCGGCAACGATGCCCTGACCCTTGGCAGCGCAGGCAGCCTGGACGGTCTCGGCGGCAATGACACGCTGACCGGCAGCAGCGGCCAGGACCGTCTCGACGGCAGCGAAGGCCGGGATAAACTGCACGGCAAGGCCGGCGGCGACGAGTTGAACGGCGGCTCAGGCAATGACACGCTGCGCGGCAACAACGGCGCGGATGAACTGAACGGCGGCAGCGGCAATGACAAACTGTTCGGCGGCCGCGGCAAAGACACCCTGGACGGCGGCAGCGGCAACGACAAGCTGGTCGGCAAGGGCGGCGGCGACCTCTTCATCTTCAGCGGCGGCGACGACACCGTGAGTGATTTCAACCCGCATGCCAGCGGCGAGCGCATTGACCTGGGCGCGGCGACAGGCATCACCGGCTTCAGCGACCTGATGAACAATCACACCAGCCAGACCAATGCCGGCCTGCTGATCAGCGACAGCGATGGCGACAGCCTGCTTCTCAGCGGCATCACAGAGCAGGAGCTTCAGGCCAGCGACTTCCTGTTCTGA
- the rpsU gene encoding 30S ribosomal protein S21 — MQVSVRDNNVDQALRALKKKLQREGVFREMKLKQHFEKPSEKKAREKAEAIRRARKLARKKLQREGLL; from the coding sequence ATGCAGGTTAGTGTTCGCGACAACAATGTCGATCAGGCGCTTCGTGCCCTGAAGAAAAAGCTGCAGCGTGAAGGCGTATTCCGCGAAATGAAGCTCAAGCAACATTTCGAGAAGCCGTCCGAGAAAAAAGCGCGCGAGAAAGCTGAAGCGATCCGCCGTGCCCGGAAACTGGCACGTAAGAAGCTCCAGCGCGAAGGTTTGCTCTAA
- a CDS encoding COQ9 family protein has translation MTEDQDRAQDDIKEKLLDAALNHVPFDGWSEVTFRAACQDVQVAEVLAHAVCPRGGVDLALAYHARGDSRMLARLDAEDLSGLRFRDKVAAAVRFRLEAVDDKEAVRRGTTLLTLPQYAGDGIKAIWGTCDLIWETLGDGSDDLSWYTKRASLAGIYSATVLFWLGDDSLEHQATWEFLDRRIGNVMDFEKLKAGLQKNPLLKPLLVGPNWLAEQIKPPKGRDDLPGSINPRR, from the coding sequence ATGACCGAAGACCAGGATCGCGCGCAGGACGATATCAAGGAAAAGCTGCTGGATGCGGCGTTGAATCATGTGCCGTTTGACGGCTGGTCCGAGGTGACATTCCGGGCCGCCTGCCAGGACGTGCAGGTGGCTGAAGTGCTGGCCCATGCGGTTTGCCCGCGCGGCGGGGTGGACCTGGCACTGGCCTATCACGCCCGCGGCGATTCGCGGATGCTGGCGCGGCTGGACGCCGAGGACCTGTCCGGCCTGCGGTTCCGCGACAAGGTGGCGGCGGCGGTACGGTTCCGGCTGGAAGCCGTGGATGACAAGGAAGCGGTGCGCCGCGGCACAACGCTGCTGACACTGCCGCAATATGCCGGCGACGGGATCAAGGCGATCTGGGGCACCTGCGATCTGATCTGGGAGACGCTGGGCGACGGCTCGGATGATCTGAGCTGGTATACCAAGCGCGCATCGCTGGCCGGGATCTATTCCGCCACCGTGCTGTTTTGGCTGGGCGATGACAGTCTTGAGCATCAGGCAACCTGGGAATTTCTCGACCGCCGGATCGGCAATGTGATGGATTTTGAAAAGCTGAAGGCAGGGCTGCAGAAAAACCCGCTGCTGAAGCCGTTGCTGGTGGGGCCGAACTGGCTGGCCGAACAGATCAAGCCGCCAAAAGGGCGGGACGATCTGCCGGGGTCGATTAACCCGCGGCGGTAG
- a CDS encoding NAD(P)H-quinone oxidoreductase, whose product MTEMMRAVEITKPGGPEVLQPCQRPVPQPGHGEVVIKVAYAGVNRPDALQRAGAYDPPKGASDLPGLEASGEVTAVGAGVSGIRAGDLVCALLPGGGYAEYVAAPAAHCLPVPAGLDLKQAACLPETFFTVWSNVFTRGGLKAGERFLVHGGSSGIGTTAIQLAKAFGARVFSTAGSDAKCQACLDLGAERAINYRDEDFVKVLKAEGGADLVLDMVGGDYIPRNVKAMAEDGRLVQIAFLQGPKVELNFALMMVKRLTLTGSTLRPQSDLAKAQIAGDLREAVWPLIEAGKVAPVMDSEFALEQAAAAHTRMESSGHIGKIVLKVG is encoded by the coding sequence ATGACAGAGATGATGCGCGCGGTGGAGATCACCAAACCCGGCGGGCCGGAAGTGCTGCAGCCTTGCCAGCGCCCGGTGCCGCAACCGGGCCACGGCGAGGTAGTGATCAAGGTGGCCTATGCCGGGGTGAACCGGCCCGATGCGCTGCAGCGCGCGGGCGCCTATGATCCGCCCAAGGGTGCCAGTGACCTGCCGGGGCTGGAAGCCTCGGGCGAGGTGACGGCTGTGGGAGCAGGCGTCAGCGGCATCCGTGCGGGCGATCTGGTCTGCGCGCTGCTGCCCGGTGGCGGCTATGCGGAATATGTGGCGGCTCCAGCCGCCCATTGCCTGCCGGTGCCTGCCGGACTGGATCTGAAACAGGCGGCCTGCCTGCCGGAAACGTTTTTCACCGTCTGGTCCAATGTCTTCACCCGCGGCGGGCTGAAAGCGGGCGAGCGTTTCCTGGTGCATGGCGGCTCTTCCGGGATCGGCACCACGGCGATCCAGCTGGCCAAGGCCTTTGGTGCGCGGGTGTTTTCCACCGCCGGGTCGGATGCGAAATGCCAGGCCTGCCTGGATCTCGGCGCCGAACGCGCAATCAACTACCGCGACGAGGATTTCGTCAAGGTTCTGAAGGCCGAAGGCGGCGCTGATCTGGTCCTCGACATGGTCGGCGGCGACTATATTCCGCGCAATGTGAAGGCAATGGCCGAAGACGGCCGCCTGGTGCAGATCGCCTTTCTGCAGGGGCCGAAGGTGGAGCTGAACTTTGCCCTGATGATGGTCAAGCGGCTGACCCTGACCGGCTCGACCCTGCGGCCGCAGAGCGATCTGGCCAAGGCGCAGATTGCCGGGGACCTGCGCGAAGCGGTCTGGCCCTTGATCGAAGCAGGCAAGGTGGCACCGGTGATGGACAGCGAATTTGCACTGGAGCAGGCCGCCGCTGCACACACGCGGATGGAAAGCTCCGGCCATATCGGCAAGATTGTTTTGAAAGTGGGCTGA
- a CDS encoding DUF2189 domain-containing protein → MAKTIGNPLSWLLQGAESTGQHIGQTVEEMGSDGVKELPKACTLTMDDIIHSLAAGLEDFAACRSDAMFLVLFYPLIGITLIVMSLSMNLLPLIVPMIMGFAILGPVAAVGLYEMSSRREAGFEPRWMDAFGVLRSPAFGGILVLGLYLAVLFIVWLVAADMIYSRTLGPEPPASILGFAAEVVTTREGWIMAIAGGITGAVFAFAALAMSLVSFPLLLDRHVGLPVAVATSIKVLRKNPVICMTWGVIVGTALVVGAIPFLAGLIIVVPVLGHATWHLYRRAVQ, encoded by the coding sequence ATGGCAAAGACAATCGGGAACCCGCTCAGCTGGCTTCTGCAGGGGGCAGAATCCACCGGGCAGCATATCGGCCAGACGGTCGAAGAAATGGGCAGCGACGGCGTCAAGGAACTGCCCAAGGCCTGCACGCTCACCATGGACGACATCATACATTCGCTGGCCGCCGGACTGGAGGACTTTGCCGCCTGCCGCAGCGATGCCATGTTCCTGGTGCTGTTTTATCCGCTGATCGGCATCACGCTGATCGTAATGAGCCTGTCGATGAATTTGCTGCCCCTGATCGTGCCGATGATCATGGGTTTTGCGATCCTTGGCCCGGTGGCCGCGGTTGGGCTTTATGAAATGTCCTCGCGCCGTGAAGCCGGGTTTGAGCCGCGCTGGATGGATGCCTTCGGCGTCCTCCGCTCGCCTGCGTTTGGCGGCATTCTGGTGCTGGGGCTGTATCTGGCAGTGCTGTTCATTGTTTGGCTGGTGGCCGCGGACATGATCTACAGCCGCACCCTGGGGCCGGAACCGCCGGCTTCGATCCTGGGCTTTGCCGCGGAAGTGGTGACCACCCGCGAGGGCTGGATCATGGCCATTGCAGGCGGAATTACAGGCGCGGTCTTTGCCTTTGCCGCACTGGCGATGAGCCTGGTGTCTTTCCCGCTGCTGCTGGACCGCCATGTGGGCCTGCCGGTAGCCGTGGCCACCTCGATCAAGGTGCTGCGCAAGAATCCGGTTATTTGCATGACCTGGGGGGTGATCGTCGGCACCGCGCTGGTGGTGGGCGCAATTCCCTTCCTGGCCGGGCTGATCATTGTGGTGCCGGTGCTGGGGCATGCGACCTGGCATTTGTACCGGCGCGCCGTGCAGTAA
- a CDS encoding ribonuclease T2 family protein translates to MRKLLLGLAAVLAGFATFAAAEGEPAGEFDYYVLALSWSPNWCEQEGDARRAEQCAPRQDYGWTLHGLWPQFNRGWPSYCRTAEAPPSRRMSREMADIMGSPGLAWHQWKKHGTCSGLSARAYYTLMREAYRHVARPAVFRKLNKPVTLPAAVVEEAFLKENPSLAPDSLTITCRSGAIQEARICLSKTLQPVPCGRDAIRDCTLKNARLAPVR, encoded by the coding sequence ATGCGCAAGTTATTGCTGGGGCTGGCGGCTGTTTTGGCAGGTTTTGCCACGTTTGCCGCAGCAGAGGGCGAGCCGGCCGGGGAGTTCGACTATTACGTGCTGGCGCTCAGCTGGTCGCCGAACTGGTGCGAGCAGGAAGGCGATGCGCGCCGCGCAGAGCAATGCGCGCCGCGCCAGGATTACGGCTGGACCCTGCACGGGCTGTGGCCGCAGTTTAACCGCGGCTGGCCCAGTTACTGCCGCACAGCCGAAGCGCCGCCCAGCCGCCGCATGAGCCGGGAAATGGCGGATATCATGGGCAGCCCCGGCCTGGCCTGGCATCAGTGGAAGAAACACGGCACCTGTTCCGGCCTCAGCGCAAGGGCCTATTACACCCTGATGCGCGAAGCCTACCGGCACGTGGCCCGCCCCGCCGTCTTTCGCAAGCTGAACAAGCCCGTGACCCTGCCCGCCGCAGTGGTAGAGGAAGCTTTTCTCAAGGAAAACCCAAGCCTGGCGCCAGACAGCCTGACCATCACCTGCCGCAGCGGCGCCATCCAGGAAGCCCGCATCTGCCTGTCGAAAACACTGCAGCCGGTACCCTGCGGGCGGGATGCAATCCGCGACTGCACGTTGAAAAACGCCCGCCTTGCGCCGGTGCGCTAA
- a CDS encoding DUF1013 domain-containing protein, which yields MAKPLMAKATAVWLVDNTTISFKQIADFVGMHELEIQGIADGEVAAGVKGFDPMANNQLTQDEIDRAQANPLHKLKLKFNPAAAGEEKRRGPRYTPLSKRQDRPNSILWLVKFHPELSDGQIAKLVGTTKPTIQSIRERTHWNISSMQPIDPVALGLCRQSELDAVVQKAAAKKAAEGGVMSDDERRKLVSTEQSLEMDAEPKIPSAIEGLETFTLGGGLSDDDRKKEEEIPDADSFFNLPAGGDDEEDDEDPRF from the coding sequence ATGGCAAAACCGTTGATGGCCAAGGCAACCGCCGTGTGGCTGGTGGACAATACCACGATCAGCTTCAAGCAGATCGCCGATTTCGTCGGCATGCACGAGCTGGAAATCCAGGGCATCGCTGATGGCGAAGTGGCCGCAGGTGTCAAAGGGTTCGACCCGATGGCCAACAACCAGCTGACCCAGGATGAAATCGACAGGGCGCAAGCCAATCCGCTGCACAAGCTGAAGCTCAAGTTCAACCCGGCTGCCGCCGGCGAGGAAAAGCGCCGCGGTCCGCGCTATACCCCGCTGTCCAAACGCCAGGACCGTCCGAACTCAATCCTGTGGCTGGTTAAATTCCACCCGGAACTCAGCGATGGCCAGATCGCCAAACTGGTCGGCACCACCAAGCCGACCATCCAGTCGATCCGCGAGCGCACCCATTGGAACATCTCCAGCATGCAGCCGATCGACCCGGTGGCGCTGGGCCTGTGCCGCCAGTCCGAACTGGATGCCGTCGTGCAGAAGGCCGCGGCCAAGAAAGCCGCCGAAGGCGGCGTGATGAGCGACGATGAGCGCCGCAAGCTGGTCTCTACCGAACAGTCGCTGGAGATGGACGCCGAGCCGAAGATCCCAAGCGCGATCGAGGGGCTGGAGACCTTTACCCTGGGCGGCGGTTTGAGTGATGATGACCGGAAGAAGGAAGAGGAAATCCCCGACGCGGACAGCTTCTTCAACCTGCCTGCTGGCGGGGACGACGAGGAAGACGACGAAGATCCCCGCTTCTGA